A segment of the Hyalangium gracile genome:
TACTTCGGACCCAGCGTCATGAGTACCTCAGCAACTCCGTCCGCGTGCGGCTGGTTCTCCTGGGCCACCGTGCGGAAGCCACACTTCTCGAGGACGCGGATCGACCCGACGTTGTGGACAGCGACCCACGCATGGAGCGGACGAATCGGCTCGAGCACGAGGAACTCCGAGAGCGCCCGTGTCGCGGTGCCCTTGCCCCAGTGCTCGCGACCCATCCAATAGGCGACGAGGCGCTTGCCGTCCTGCTCCCAACTGCCGATGTACCCAGCAGCCAGGCCACCAACGACGATGGTGCGGGTCACGTGCTCGGGGCGGAGAACCTTCGTGCGCCAGTGGGTCAGGAAGGCATCGCGTTCCCGCGACGGGAATGCGGCCATGCGCAGCGCGACTGCGTCCCGTTGGTGCTCGAAGAAGATCGGGAGGTCTTCTTCTGTAACGTTGCGCAGGATCACCAAGAGAACCTGGTCTCCGCCAGCCGAGTGACGAGCCGACTCTAGCCCGCGTCCCACGCCGGGGGCTATGCTGCCGTTCCAGGCGCCAAACGGCTCGATCGAGTTCCCCGGGCCTGGGCCTGGGCCTGGGTGAGGGAGGTACCATCCCGCCTGCGCGCCAGGGCCGGAGCAGAGAGCTGCACATCGAGCTCTCCCGCGGCCAGCATCACTCGCCTGCGCGGGTTCCTGGAGCGGATGTACCGCTTGTCAGTCCATGAGGTCCATGAACGCCGGCAGTTCCTCAGCCAGCGCATCCACGGCAATGCGCAGCTTGCGCGGCAGGTGCGGCGTCTGCAGCCACATGGCGTAGGCCTCGTAGAGAAAGTCCGGCTGATCCGGGAAGAGTTGCACCAGCGCGCCCGCCTGGATGCGCCCGCGCACGAGCCAGTA
Coding sequences within it:
- a CDS encoding GNAT family N-acetyltransferase is translated as MILRNVTEEDLPIFFEHQRDAVALRMAAFPSRERDAFLTHWRTKVLRPEHVTRTIVVGGLAAGYIGSWEQDGKRLVAYWMGREHWGKGTATRALSEFLVLEPIRPLHAWVAVHNVGSIRVLEKCGFRTVAQENQPHADGVAEVLMTLGPK
- a CDS encoding LysR substrate-binding domain-containing protein; translated protein: GRIRPWLFPRDGQPPAEFTLANRLRLDDLDAIADVAVMGMGLAWLPYWLVRGRIQAGALVQLFPDQPDFLYEAYAMWLQTPHLPRKLRIAVDALAEELPAFMDLMD